The proteins below are encoded in one region of Canis lupus familiaris isolate Mischka breed German Shepherd chromosome 21, alternate assembly UU_Cfam_GSD_1.0, whole genome shotgun sequence:
- the MYOD1 gene encoding myoblast determination protein 1 produces the protein MELLSPPLRDVDLSGPDGSLCNFASADDFYDDPCFDSPDLRFFEDLDPRLVHVGALLKPEEHSHFPAAVHPAPGAREDEHVRAPSGHHQAGRCLLWACKACKRKTTNADRRKAATMRERRRLSKVNEAFETLKRCTSSNPNQRLPKVEILRNAIRYIEGLQALLRDQDAAPPGAAAAFYAPGPLPPGRGGEHYSGDSDASSPRSNCSDGMMDYSGPPSGARRRNCYDGTYYSEAPSEPRPGKSAAVSSLDCLSSIVERISTESPTAPALLLAEAPPESSPGPQEAAAQSDAERGAPTPSPDAAPQCPAGANPNPIYQVL, from the exons ATGGAGCTGCTGTCGCCGCCGCTCCGCGACGTAGACTTGAGCGGCCCCGACGGCTCCCTCTGCAACTTCGCCTCGGCGGATGATTTCTACGATGACCCGTGTTTCGACTCCCCCGACCTGCGTTTCTTCGAGGACCTGGACCCGCGCCTCGTGCACGTGGGCGCGCTCCTGAAGCCCGAGGAGCACTCGCACTTCCCTGCGGCCGTGCACCCTGCGCCAGGCGCGCGCGAGGACGAGCATGTGCGCGCTCCCAGCGGGCACCACCAGGCCGGCCGCTGTCTGCTGTGGGCCTGCAAAGCGTGCAAGCGCAAGACCACCAACGCCGACCGCCGCAAGGCCGCCACCATGCGCGAGCGGCGCCGCCTGAGCAAAGTCAACGAGGCTTTCGAGACGCTCAAGCGCTGCACGTCCAGCAACCCGAACCAGCGGCTGCCCAAGGTGGAGATCCTGCGCAACGCGATTCGCTACATCGAAGGTCTGCAGGCGCTGCTGCGCGACCAGGACGCCGCGCCCCCTGGTGCCGCCGCTGCCTTCTACGCGCCTGGCCCGCTGCCCCCAGGCCGTGGCGGCGAACACTACAGCGGCGACTCCGACGCGTCCAGCCCGCGCTCCAACTGCTCCGACGGCATG ATGGACTACAGCGGCCCCCCGAGCGGTGCCCGGCGGCGGAACTGCTACGATGGCACCTACTACAGCGAGGCGCCCAGCG AACCCAGGCCCGGGAAGAGTGCTGCGGTGTCGAGCCTCGACTGCCTGTCCAGCATCGTGGAGCGCATCTCCACCGAGAGCCCCACGGCGCCCGCGCTCCTGCTGGCCGAGGCGCCGCCGGAGTCGTCTCCCGGACCGCAGGAGGCCGCCGCCCAGAGCGACGCGGAGCGCGgcgcccccaccccttccccggACGCCGCCCCGCAGTGCCCAGCGGGCGCAAACCCCAACCCCATCTACCAGGTGCTCTGA